The following DNA comes from Nothobranchius furzeri strain GRZ-AD chromosome 19, NfurGRZ-RIMD1, whole genome shotgun sequence.
tgcactttagtgcattttagttaaaattttaatattctgcctaaaactgtcagcgttgtgccgtcgtcaggtaaaaactcttcactgcatttgaattaaaatctgccatcgctattggctaagaggtaccctggaatgttagctggtaccatatgatgtcacgatgtcgttgtgagcctgtgtgtgtgtatttgtttgcggctcctccctctcggtctgctaggcaacagcatttgttgcatttttcaaacaggaagtgggagtggagtaatactctggtagggggtgacttgctctttaacaactcAGAGAAAAATCTACATCAGACTGAATAAAAACATGATGTTGGTTCATTTATGTTCAGATTATTTTTCTCTCGTGCTCCCATCACTCCAAAGGAAACGCCTCAaatcattaaataaaataaaacatttttagaatTTTCCCTGATTATTTTGGGTCTGTTAGCCCGTTTCTGACCCGTTTGTCCTgccgttctgatgttctgcttctGTTGGTGTCGTCTTCAGCAGGTGGCCCACAGCACCTGCAGCGACGGCGAGTACAACCTGCGCAGCCGGACCGTCGTCTGTGGATCCTGCGGACTTCCCTCAGACAAATCCAGCAGCTGCTCCGTGTCGTCGGCATCCCGCTCGTTCCGTAGCGGCGGGATCTCCGAGGGTTTGGTGCCACAGTCGTACGTGTTCAGCACCAGCACTCCTCGGAAGGTGAGGACACCTGAAGGCGTCATTATAAAAACATCAGAGTAAAACCTGTTTTCCATCCTGGCAGCCACATTTCTGAAGGTCTTTCAGAATATTTCCTGTTTCAGTCTAATGTATAAATACttgtttttttattaataaatgaataaataggaAAAAGCCCGACTTTACAGGCTGTTGGTGTAATTCAGTGGAACCATAACTGTGATGTTTAGCATAAACGGTGATATTTAGTTGTCAGTACAACATTTTTAAacgtgttttattgtgtttttttcaGACTGGACTCCGGATGGAGAGCTGTCCGGTCATGTGACCTCCAGGACGTTAAAATACTTTGAGTATTAAGTTAGTAGTAACTTTTAGCTTCAGCTCCTCTGTGGTTCAGAATTCATTAGTTGATGAAGCGGACTATAGTCttacttttttattgtttacaaaaGTATTTAGAAATAAATATGAATGAATAAACTTCATTTTCCTGGTTTTCTGAATTTTCTAATAAATAAAAGCTCATTAGATTAATCTGAATTCCACTGATATATTTCTACACCGCAGCTgcttttagttgttgtttttttacagtaaaatatttgtttttaaataaaaaacttgTTTTTTCTTCAATAAATCAGTTGCAGCCTCTTAACTGTGCGTTTGTACTTTTGCTGATaacaataaacatttttacaAAGACATATTTGAGTTTATATCAAACAGTTAAACGTGCAGTATTTGAGCTTAGCTCGATTTAAAAGTAGAAATCTGAAAAATGCAATTATAGTAAGACATGATGTTCTAAAGGATTTTGACCCTTTAGTATTTTAAAATGCTAGTATTTTGTCTCCTGGAATCATTACTGATGGATGTTTTATAATTCATGTTTGAAGTTAAATATCTGTGTGTGAAAATCATTTCCTGTGCACGAGTTTTCAGATTACAGCCACTTTTATACaacaaaatcaataaataaataaccccATGCCACTGGTGCTTTTTTCTAAAGAATATGTCTAAAAATAGTTTGTGTTTCGGTTTTATTACTCTGGACTCTGCTGGATGGAGAACCTAAACTTTTAAATCTTCCTCTCCAGTTTCACTCTCACTCCCAGAGCAAACTCACATTAGGCCTAGAGGACTCATCCACtattttatttctgattattaaAATAAATCTAAACTGTTTTATTCATTAACTTCCTCTACATCTTCACCCAGGCCTAAAGGTCCTACCTGAATGAACagacaaatgaatgaatgaatgttgaGGATGCAGCAGCTCTTCTAGCCAAACTATGTTTGCTTTTTtgtgttgtttgtttatttaaatcaCGGCTTAGACATTTAGATCATAAATTTGACCTCTCCTGattgtcttattttgaaatgacACTGACGCTTTATTTTGTAGTGTTGAACCCGGAACTAGCTGCTCCTCATCAAACTCGTATTTCTCGTCTAAGTTTTGAATCGTTTCTCCAGTAAAAGGTGAGAAACGTTCCGGAGgttatttattatttgtttgcttttgtttattattttgtttcgaACAAATTCAAAAAGTTTGCTAGCCTAGCCTAGCCTAGCACTTAGCTGCTTGCTAACAGCTGTGAGGCTAACTTAGCTGCGGCTCAACAAACAAAACAGGTTTTAAACCACAAACttctaataatcacattttacccaAATATCAGCAAGCTGTGTTCTAATGCAACCATCCCGTGTTTGTATCAAAAGGCTGACGCAGCTAATTTGGGTTTTTTAAATGATTGTTGATATTTTTATTTGCTAAAATCAGACTTTGTGCTGTAAGAGTTGCTTTATGACTCGGAGGGTTTATTTATTCGTCTTTGAGCTCTTTTGGGTTTTCCGCTGTGTTTTATGTAAACTGATGTTTCGGTCTCAGCCAGCAGAGCCGTCTCTGTCCTTCTGGATCTTCTGGATGCGGAACCTGCGGGCTCTGCTCGGGATCGGCTTCCTGGTGAGCTCGCGAGCTGCAGCAACCGTCCCTCAGACGTGTTCGCTGTCCTCCTCAGCTAACCGCCACAACGAGGCCTGTTCCGGCAGCAGATCGGCGTCCACGATGGCCCAGACCATCAAATATCTCGGGTGAGGTTCTGAAGCAGTTCTGGGGCCGTAAAGGTGACTGGTTTGAGCCTAGACCTGACGTGTGGACCCGTCACAGACAGGAGGAGGCCCAGAAGGTTGATGAGGAGCTCTTCAGCGAGTATGGCTTCAGCGTGGATCAGCTGATGGAGCTGGCTGGACTGAGCTGTGCCACTGCCATCACACGGGTCAGACGGGTTCTAGGCTCACTTTAACATGTTTCTGTTTACTTTGTAAACAGTAAAACGTCCTCAGACGGACTTTATCACTTTTTAAACTGACACGAACTTCTAAGGTTTCATCAGAAACCCGAGCTGCCAGGCAGCAGTGTTTACATGTAAGGAGCTGAAATCAGATCAAATCTGGGAATCTTCCTCCTGCAGGCGTACCCGCTGGCCTCGCTGCGTAAAGCCCGACCGGCGCTGCTGGTGGTCTGTGGACCAGGGAACAACGGGGGCGACGGGCTGGTCTGCGCCAGGCATCTCCGACTATTTGTGAGTAAAATCCACTTTTCTAAAGGTTAATAAATGAATTAATGTTTTAATCCGCTGGGATTATCTGAAGTTTGATGAGGCAGAAACCAGTTTGGTGAGTTAATCAACAACACTGAAGCaaaactgattgattgattgattgaaattagATTGAaaccctttttcatctgagaGGCAACGATAAACGGTGGGTTCAGTCCTGAGCTGTTGATTACATTTGGCTCCAACTTTCccaaaaacaacataaacaacaaataaacaataatgcCACCGTTTAGGCACCTTCCTCTGTGACCACGCTCTCATTAGCTCGTGTTTTGTTGAGCCGGGGGGGCAGAACAAGGGCACAACACAATGGAATCATGTCACATGCTTAAAGATGTCTTCATTATTTTAATTATGACGTAAAAATTCCCCAGGATAATTGTAATTATGTGTGTTTTCATAAGAGGTTTTCCCAGACTCATTTGGAAGATGAACTCCCGAACATTCGGAGTTTAATCTCCTGTCTCCGTGCTTCGTGGTGCAGGGATACGAGCCCACCATCCTTTACCCGAAGAGACCCAACAAACCTCTGTTCCAGGGTCTGACCACCCAGTGTGAGAAGATGGAGATCCCCTTCCTGACGGAGATGCCGGAGGTTTGATACTCTGCTGTTAAAGCTGTTCTATCAGGTTTAATGGGATAATCTGGATTAACCTGGATTAACCTGGATCTTTTGTTTTCTGCAGGCTGAAGTGATCGATGAAGCCTACAACCTGGTGATCGACGCCATCTTTGGCTTCAGCTTTAAAGGTTCTGTACGAGAACCTTTTGGGTCCATCCTGGACCAGCTGAAGAAGACCACCATTCCCATCGCCAGCATCGACATCCCCTCAGGTGAGTCCTCACCTGCTCAGGTAACGGCCTCCAGGATGATCAACGCAGACGCGGGTTTGATTTAAAAACCTTGGAatcagatgtttggatcaaagtGATGAAAAAATGAAGCGTGGGCGGGGCTTATCCTAACCGCCGGTGAAGCTCAGTGGAGCAGAACCGGGTTCTGATCTTGTGCTGGGTCATTTGTTACAGGTTGGGACGTGGAGACGGGCAGCGCAGACGGACTCCGACCCGACACACTCGTCTCCCTGACCGCTCCGAAGAAATCCGCCTCCCTGTTCAGAGGGCGGTACCACTTCCTGGGAGGGCGGTTCGTTCCACCGGGCCTGGAGAGGAAGTACCAGCTCAACCTGCCTCACTACCCCGGAACCGACTGTGTCCTACAGCTGTAAATGAACAGAAGTTCTGGTCTGGCTCTGTTTATCAGTCCTGATCCGGACCAGAACCCCCTGGTCTCTTTCTCCGTCCCAGCTGATGGACTTCCCTGTAATCCTTGGGTGGTTCTGGATCAGAAGTCCTCCAGACTCTGAGGTTTATCTGGACCTCTCTGGCCCATTTGGGTTCTGCTATCTAGAACCGAATGCTGCTGTGATCTTTTGTCTCCTCAGCGGGACTTCAGAGGTTTATTATGTCGATGTGGGATCCCTTCTTCATCCAATAAAAACTCAGATGATGTTCGTTGGTTTGAAGTCAATTTCAGGAAAAGTTTATGGATTTCACTACGTGTGATCAGCGGAGATCCTCAGAAGTCATCAGGGATCACCTGAAGGGATCATCAGGAATCTTCTGAGTCTCCTTAAAGGGATCGTCAGGAATCCCctaaagcaggggtgcccaatcctggtcctggagggccggtatccagcaggttttgtggtttctctgctccaacacacttgattcagtggttgaatcacctgtgcagcagctcatcaggctctgcagaagcctgttaatcacctgctgattgcgttcaggtgtgttgaagcagggttaaaaccaaaacctgctggataccggccctccaggaccaggatgggCACCCCTGCCCTAAAGGGATCATCAGGAATCTTTGAGTCTCCTAAAGGGATCATCAGGAATCTCCTACAGGAAGGTTTAAGATGAAATCGGACTCCGTAAAGACGGAATAACATTTAAGCCCGTTTAGGACTGGGATCGGACATCCTAAAAACCCACCAAAGACCAGATCAGAACCACGTTCCCTCCGGTTTTAAAACATCTTTAATCACGCTTTAACATCGGATCACCGAGTGAACAGCTAGCGGTTAAACAGGAAGTACAGTCGGAATAAACAGTGAGTCTCATTCAGCCGATGAATCCGTAAAAACCTCCCATCGGGCGGGTCCGGCAGAAGCACGTCGTCCCGGCGGGTCCAGCGGAACCACGAGCGGCTGACTACATGTGTGCCTGAATACGTTTGGACCGCTGATGCATAACGTAATCCTGATGGAACATGCTTCACAAGCAGGACTCTATGTACAGTGCTGGTTCCATGCTGTcagtgaggaggaggagcaggaggaggtgaagaggaggCCTCTGGCCCGGCTGTCGTCATGCAGGTTGGAGCGTAGAGGGAAGTGTTCTGTCCACCAGGAAAACCTGGAGAGAGACGAGAGGATTAAGTCCTGATCCCGGGAAAGTGAGATCTACGGAAAATAGGTTACATCCAGAACCCGTCCCCTCGGACCGGTCCAGGACCCGTCCCCTCGGACCGGTCCAGGACCCGTCCCCTCGGACCGGTCCAGAACCCGTCCTCTCTGCGACATTTTGGGCATCCTTGGATCAGATCGGAGTCGGTTTCTTCCATCGATGACCCAAATCCATCTGATCACATTTCCACTGTGGTTCTGATCCAACTTTGATGGAATCCAGAACATTTGGTGCTCTGGACCGGGCCAACATTGGCTCTGCTCAGTAAAGTTTCAGTAGAACCTGATGAGGGTTTCCCAAACTAATCCCTGGTTGTTCTGGTGCCGTTGGATTTTCAGCGTTCCCTCATGTTCCCTAGACGAACATTTTCTAAATCCGATTTTCTGTCAAACTGGATCCTCGTGTTCGGACCGAcccgggttctggttctggaccaaAGCAGGATTAAACTGTTAACCGTTTAGTTCAGAGGAAATCGGGCCGCTGAAACATTTAAGCTTgtgaagaaaatctgatgttagaccgatgaatgaatgaatgaatgaatggatgaatgaatggatgaatggaatgTTTCGTCTCTTTTTCTACATCGTGATGCTTTCAGAACCGGTAGGTGTGGGTCAGCTGACTCACCTGTGCTATTCTCCCACCTGCACACCTGCACAGTTATCTTTACTCTCTGATGCTATCGCCAAATATTCGGCGTTCCTGCAGGAAAAGGATGAGAAACACCGTTAAGTTTTCCTCAGGAACAAGCTGCTGACACAAAAGCACCCAGGTGAGTTTCTACAGGTAACAGGAAGTTCCCAGGTGAAAGGTGAAAGAACTACATTACCAACAAGGCCTCGTGTATCCGGTGACTACGAACGAGGAGTTTTCAATAACTTCCATCTGCATCTTAACACAACTTCCCAGAATTCCCAGAGGTCTAGGATCAGTTTAATAAATTATGAGCTTCAGATCTTtgaggcttttattgtgaaggattaaagGAACTTTAGCGACCATAAGCTTGAGTACAGTGTCGACTTTGTTCTGGAGATCATGTTTCAGCTTAATCCTGGACCTCCGTCGGAACAACCAGCAGGATGAAAGGAAAGTGAAACATTTCAGAGTTTTCCTGAAAACCTTCTGGAGGATTGATTTGTTTGGAGGACACGCCTCCCCCAAACCCCAACACGAGTCTTCTGTGACGCGTCTACTCACGCCGCCTCCCGTAACGCCTCCTCCCCCGCCGCCGCGATCTTCCTGTAGCAGTAGATCATCTCGATGAGGAGCCAGACCTGCAGGCCGATGATGGACACGTACATCATCACCTCCGACACGATGGAAGCTGTTCCTCTGTTGGCTGGAACAGGAAGTCGGGACAAACGGGGAGGAAGTCAGATCAAACAGACCAAAGAACCGGGCTGGTTTAGTTTACATTCTCATGGGTTTTCTGGGTCTGGTTCTGTCGGACCTTTCCCGCTCAAACGGATTTTTCCTCCCAGCTGTCGCCGAGTGCAGCTCAGACTGAACCTAAGCCTGGCCTGCTGTGGATCAGAACATCCCACCAGACCTCAGCGGTCTCATGAGTCAGCAGATCTGGGTTAAGAGGAGAGCTGCTGACTCGGACCAGCGCTAACTGCTGATGGAGCTCACGGCTCCAGCAGCCGGGACACGGTTAATAATGCAGCGGATCTCCTGACCTTTGGCCACCACGTTGAGGTAGACCACCTTGTCGATGCGGTCGTAGTGCTGGTGGTGCTCGTAGTAGAGGGTGCGGTGGAAGAAGCAGCGGTAGGTGCCCGAGTCGTTGAAGGTGACGTTTAACAGGTAGATGGTGGCGTCCTGGATGTCGTTGCTCCTTTTGCTGCCGTTCCAGGCGATTCGGTCCATGAAGTATTCGTGTTCGATGGTGGGGCCGTTCTCGTCGTAGGTGTAGAGCTGCAGAGGGACAGAAGACACCGAGACGATGAGCAGCTCCAGTTCTCCTGGAGGTTTTTAGCTGAGGTGTTTCTGAACTTCTACCAGATAAATAACCTAACAGCCCTGAAACGTCTGGATTTCCCCGGATCTGCTGCCCCGGGGGCCGATGGCGGGTGCATCATGGACGGATGAAGCTGGAAGCTGAAGTAAACGAGCTCTGCTGATCAGACGTTCAAACTCAGAGTAAAATGGCGACGAGGAGGAATGAAAACGAGGTGAAAAAGTTGGTGGAGCTGGAAGTATTAGTTTTACTGCCACCCGTGTACTTTAATACATCACTTTCTACTCACTGTGAAGACCCCCACACctctggctcatcccttgagttaggaACCTTTCATGTCTGAGTTTTGGAACCAAAGctttaaaaatgttctaaaacAATGAAACAGCTGCACCAGAACTTCTGACCCAGAACCTGCTCAGCTGCTGGATCGGGAGTTCTGGGTTACTTTTCCCTGACGCACACCGTATTCTGAAAACCCAGCGGGTCAGAACCGTCAGAACTCACGGGGAAAAACTCGGACTCCCCTCTGGGGCTGAAGTACCACTCCACGGTGGCCGTGGCCTCCACCTCGCTCCTCTTCTTGCAGGAGATGCAGCCCAGTTTGAAGCCTTCCCCGGCCACGGCCTCGGTGTCGGAGTCCACCTCGGCACAGGCGCAGTCACACCGGTACACTAGAACCCACACAGG
Coding sequences within:
- the scn1bb gene encoding sodium channel, voltage-gated, type I, beta b; translation: MVPVHLLLLPLLCSMLVYRCDCACAEVDSDTEAVAGEGFKLGCISCKKRSEVEATATVEWYFSPRGESEFFPLYTYDENGPTIEHEYFMDRIAWNGSKRSNDIQDATIYLLNVTFNDSGTYRCFFHRTLYYEHHQHYDRIDKVVYLNVVAKANRGTASIVSEVMMYVSIIGLQVWLLIEMIYCYRKIAAAGEEALREAANAEYLAIASESKDNCAGVQVGE
- the naxe gene encoding NAD(P)H-hydrate epimerase, whose translation is MRNLRALLGIGFLVSSRAAATVPQTCSLSSSANRHNEACSGSRSASTMAQTIKYLGQEEAQKVDEELFSEYGFSVDQLMELAGLSCATAITRAYPLASLRKARPALLVVCGPGNNGGDGLVCARHLRLFGYEPTILYPKRPNKPLFQGLTTQCEKMEIPFLTEMPEAEVIDEAYNLVIDAIFGFSFKGSVREPFGSILDQLKKTTIPIASIDIPSGWDVETGSADGLRPDTLVSLTAPKKSASLFRGRYHFLGGRFVPPGLERKYQLNLPHYPGTDCVLQL